The following are from one region of the Epinephelus fuscoguttatus linkage group LG11, E.fuscoguttatus.final_Chr_v1 genome:
- the gzf1 gene encoding GDNF-inducible zinc finger protein 1: MGVKVVQLTSKSHHENILASLHQLRLQGQLSDVTVQVDYQGDVQEFQAHQLMLAASSGYFRKILLSQDATRDKVLLSNMHSSDFSKFLEFVYTGKVEVVRDKIGDVQAAAQFLDCEDLSEVCGEAMSAGILQKPTQKTSTSGDKGDIHGAKKEKQTKVKKKQPKSLLLKRRLSPQSSEKEAIPKRLKAKSTAKDEKRQGRNLKLRLAARKVLRKRINTKRAANPNNVNQVTNEDTEETEENEVRTEGEAQPQSQAERGDESSLGMPASDADDWECEEDVQNTDLEDPLLLSLEGDGDEEGEEEEEEEEEEEGAESKETIKRTSKAQFQCNKCQRTFHYERSYLKHISTYHGVKADVIYRCETCQQTFANRSNLKIHEKHVHSNERLFACDSCAKTFKRKKDVVRHQRQVHERNNLRHVCPACGKALSSKTALLLHERTHTGAKPFECSDCGARFTQNSALKMHRRTHTGEKPFACDECDARFTQKHMLAYHKRSHTGEKPFMCEACGKSFASKEYLRHHSNIHTGSKPYKCEDCGRGFAQRNSLHQHLKIHTGERPYSCKDCDKQFTQLNALQRHQRIHTGEKPYMCGLCRRTFTDKSTLRRHTMIHDSDAPWKTYLVVLEGNVEDKKSKSPTKGKMDKAGAKEKKSTARKSGGAAPAAETGTAGGPVKTSADSFMVPSEPVTLPSEWTSHGAIALVSHGALGGITVIHTDMPPGTQLQPIVTTDSTGASVISLDGSAIPVPFSIPVSMAHTIPLCSEASSTSLSIPTLSVPVSGTLASVSEIPTVSTSSVLEAAASQTILAPVSEARDTSEVDISQPDIQTVVVGDDICGGEQNAAVISDGEQRTADNPSGEPEGASAEDAV, encoded by the exons ATGGGGGTCAAAGTGGTGCAGCTCACCTCTAAGTCCCACCATGAAAACATCCTGGCTTCtctgcatcagctgaggctgcAGGGACAGCTGAGCGACGTCACCGTGCAGGTGGACTACCAGGGAGACGTGCAGGAGTTTCAGGCCCACCAGCTGATGCTCGCAGCATCCAGTGGCTACTTCAGGAAGATCCTTCTCTCTCAGGATGCTACCCGAGACAAAGTGTTGCTCTCCAACATGCACTCCAGTGATTTCTCCAAGTTTTTGGAATTTGTGTACACAGGTAAAGTTGAAGTTGTCAGAGACAAGATTGGTGATGTTCAAGCAGCAGCTCAGTTTTTGGACTGCGAGGATCTGTCTGAGGTTTGTGGTGAGGCCATGAGTGCTGGAATCCTACAAAAACCTACACAGAAAACATCTACATCAGGAGATAAAGGTGACATACACGGTgccaagaaagaaaaacagaccaAGGTAAAGAAGAAGCAGCCCAAAAGCTTACTTCTGAAGCGACGGCTCTCACCACAGAGCTCTGAGAAGGAGGCAATTCCAAAAAGATTAAAGGCAAAGAGCACAGCGAAGGATGAAAAAAGACAAGGGAGGAACCTTAAACTGAGGCTGGCTGCTCGTAAAGTCCTCCGGAAGCGTATAAATACTAAAAGAGCGGCTAACCCCAACAATGTAAACCAAGTTACAAatgaggacacagaggagacagaggagaacgAGGTCAGGACTGAAGGCGAGGCTCAGCCACAGAGtcaggcagagagaggagacgaATCATCACTGGGAATGCCGGCCTCTGATGCAGACGATTGGGAATGTGAGGAGGATGTGCAGAATACTGATCTTGAAGACCCCTTGTTGTTATCTCTGGAGGGGGACGGGgacgaggagggggaggaggaagaagaagaagaagaagaagaagaaggggctGAGTCCAaggaaacaataaaaagaacATCCAAGGCCCAGTTCCAGTGTAACAAGTGCCAGCGGACGTTCCACTATGAGAGAAGCTACTTGAAGCACATCAG CACGTACCATGGAGTGAAAGCAGATGTCATCTATCGCTGTGAGACCTGCCAGCAGACCTTCGCTAACCGCAGCAATCTCAAGATCCACGAAAAGCACGTCCACAGTAACGAGAGGCTTTTTGCCTGTGACTCCTGCGCAAAGACCTTCAAACGAAAGAAGGATGTCGTCCGCCATCAAAGACAG GTGCATGAACGCAACAATCTGCGACACGTCTGCCCCGCCTGTGGAAAGGCGCTCAGCTCTAAAACTGCGCTGTTGTTGCATGAGAGGACACACACCGGCGCAAAGCCCTTTGAGTGCAGCGACTGTGGGGCCAGATTTACTCAGAACTCTGCCCTCAAGATGCACCGCAG gactcacacaggagagaagccaTTTGCATGTGACGAGTGTGACGCCCGGTTCACACAGAAGCACATGTTGGCCTATCATAAGCGGTCACACACAG GAGAGAAACCCTTCATGTGCGAGGCCTGTGGGAAAAGCTTTGCCTCTAAAGAATACCTGAGACACCACTCAAACATCCACACTGGGTCCAAGCCATACAAGTGTGAAGACTGCGGTCGAGGCTTCGCTCAGAGGAACTCCCTTCACCAGCATTTAAAGATACACACAG GTGAGCGTCCGTACAGCTGTAAAGACTGTGACAAGCAGTTCACCCAGCTCAACGCCCTCCAGCGGCACCAGcgtattcacacaggagagaagcccTACATGTGTGGTCTTTGTAGACGCACTTTTACGGACAAGTCCACCCTTCGCAGGCACACTATG ATTCACGACTCAGATGCTCCCTGGAAAACCTACCTAGTGGTGCTGGAAGGAAATGTGGAAGATAAGAAATCTAAAAGTCCCACCAAGGGAAAGATGGACAAAGCAGgagcaaaagagaaaaagagcacTGCTAGAAAAAGTGGTggtgctgctcctgctgctgaaaCTGGTACTGCTGGCGGTCCTGTTAAAACCAGCGCCGACTCCTTCATGGTGCCGTCTGAGCCAGTCACTCTCCCATCTGAATGGACCAGTCATGGGGCCATTGCTCTGGTCAGCCACGGCGCCCTCGGCGGGATCACGGTCATCCACACTGACATGCCACCTGGGACTCAGCTCCAGCCCATTGTAACCACTGACAGCACAGGGGCCAGCGTCATCTCCTTAGACGGATCAGCCATCCCTGTCCCCTTCTCCATACCAGTGTCCATGGCTCACACGATCCCCCTGTGCTCTGAGGCgtcctccacctctctctccatACCCACTCTCTCAGTTCCTGTTTCTGGCACGTTGGCGTCAGTCTCAGAGATCCCAACTGTTTCTACGTCATCCGTCCTGGAAGCTGCCGCCTCTCAGACCATTTTGGCTCCAGTTTCAGAGGCTAGAGACACTTCGGAGGTGGATATATCACAGCCTGATATTCAGACTGTAGTTGTCGGGGACGATATTTGTGGAGGAGAACAAAATGCTGCTGTCATAAGTGACGGAGAGCAGAGGACAGCAGATAACCCCTCAGGTGAACCTGAAGGGGCCTCAGCTGAAGACGCTGTGTAG